The Chryseobacterium nakagawai genome has a segment encoding these proteins:
- a CDS encoding DNA repair ATPase, translating into MSEQLNSGTYEIIQNRLNEQKNDLIKRLYQLNEDRKNIFGGIDFSLIANERISTDHNCIAKDIYSLGDYLIFGSNAHLGLQTEINISDVFSIYTINNNRFEPQDYTLINDEVFIDEFKNLYKYYRNTFFARFSFTENYLYMVFQLSESTTDIKAFKWLIKDNKLVYVDSRSASETGYPPQHGFAWTKATRDMQRSGRYPHISLADKVFVESIGGDITIKVEDNTDTGKGIYSEDVIHKDQNLDDAEIHFCDLDNLVLFKIKPYQETERYFIYNHKEKTVSRADALKYSGLLLPENQGVLFSNGYALQTGGLKVISQDQNRLYYLKTVPEPNGENFLYVFYDDKTNNYQLISYNIITQTIETPIRCNGFSLLNDGKLIYLRESVETTKHHLAQIWQTPFSKELIPNAEKADSLIYKIGNKDIVKVMAESQELITLLNKKDSYSGLYDDIVKLSTFILDTYYFLGENEVQKLDQPLKEIRKIAHSAINEYEKVVEQRKTTAEALEKIKHTCDKILDDTKRLHYSQLTEYIDALSQIRALRGEVTGARELKYADINLLDSLENALADRYTELSNACVDFLLQEGALLPYEEKAQKISEDIVSLQKAIDAKTIDENINTLSGQLELLVDIVNNLKIEDTSQSTQIIENISLIFARLNQERLELSKRKREISGKELASDFQAQITLFDQSVINFLELSQTPEKCDEYLTKLSIQLEEMETKFIDFDEFIQQIGTKREEVYGHFQNKRVQLTESRNKRTQSLFEAAQRILKSVQTKAESFDSENEINGYFASDLMVEKVRDLSRQLAELEDSAKSEEIQTLLKTCQQESVRKLKDKKEIYVDGESIIALGDYKFAVNQQKLDLTLVLRNAQYYYHLTGTSFYEPLNFTTADEFKEVWNQEFVSENTKVKRFEYLAWNVFSNHKEIAAEPQNEQEVQQFTAEHFGEGLVKGIHDKDAHIIVTRLQQMHNELGLMRFTAQERALSQLFWFFLNSERKEYYSKQFEATAIIAQSFAVKQGFEYLNRELAEEMKSFASLNGIFPETKYINAAEYLKQEDKENFLVSEKAGALYGLFLKELKEKGKDLEFFAQIKAMYQYPSACYYIAEGALKAFDPDAEKNIIDEVLGFIITQKFDPKNIRCISYEAGIKDLKSLEKDTEYPLNYFEFVSRLSHFNTVTVPKYKRLQELKYSWVSDKKKALKLDTFQPQILSSFVRNKLINDVYFPLIGANLSKQLGTVGSDKRTDRMGMLLLVSPPGYGKTTLMEYMAERMGLVFMKINGPSLGHDIVSTDPNEARNAGARQELEKLNLALEMGDNVMLYLDDIQHCNPEFLQKFISLADGQRKIEGIYNGESKTYDLRSKRFCLVMAGNPYTESGEKFKIPDMLANRSDTYNLGEISGSKTTLFDLSLIENSLMSNEYLTRLTQPGMENLYELYDCVVTDNPADNLKGNFSSNEISDFRAVLKNAIKVRNMILKVNKEYIASAAMSNDYRNEPPFKLQGSYRNMNKLITQIQPILKENEVIQIVLNHYQNESQTLTTGAEANMLKLKELIGNISEEETVRWEEIKKTFVKNKTLKGLGENDRMSQIVALLAQFGDGLEGIKEVLRKE; encoded by the coding sequence ATGTCAGAACAACTTAATTCCGGAACCTACGAAATTATTCAGAATCGTCTGAATGAGCAGAAGAATGACCTTATAAAAAGGCTTTATCAGCTTAATGAAGACCGAAAAAATATATTCGGTGGAATAGATTTTTCGTTGATTGCCAATGAAAGAATTTCCACAGACCATAATTGTATAGCCAAAGATATCTATTCATTAGGAGATTATTTAATATTTGGTTCCAATGCTCATTTAGGCTTACAAACTGAAATTAATATTTCGGACGTTTTTTCCATCTATACCATTAATAATAACAGGTTTGAACCTCAGGATTATACCCTTATCAATGATGAGGTCTTTATTGATGAATTTAAAAACCTTTACAAATACTATAGAAATACATTCTTTGCAAGATTTAGCTTTACAGAGAACTATCTCTATATGGTTTTCCAGCTTTCGGAAAGCACTACAGACATTAAAGCATTCAAATGGCTGATCAAAGACAATAAGCTTGTTTATGTAGATTCAAGGAGTGCTTCAGAAACAGGATACCCGCCTCAGCATGGTTTTGCTTGGACAAAAGCGACAAGAGACATGCAGCGGTCTGGAAGATATCCACATATTTCTTTGGCTGATAAGGTTTTCGTGGAAAGTATTGGTGGAGATATTACCATTAAGGTTGAAGATAATACAGATACGGGAAAAGGAATCTATTCCGAAGATGTGATTCATAAAGATCAGAATCTTGATGATGCTGAAATCCATTTCTGTGACCTGGACAATCTTGTTTTGTTCAAAATTAAACCCTATCAGGAAACAGAACGCTATTTCATTTACAATCATAAAGAAAAGACCGTTTCAAGGGCTGATGCTCTTAAATATTCCGGATTGCTGCTCCCAGAAAACCAAGGAGTACTGTTTTCAAACGGGTATGCTCTCCAAACAGGAGGATTAAAGGTGATTTCACAGGATCAGAACAGGTTGTATTACCTTAAAACCGTTCCAGAACCTAACGGAGAGAACTTTTTATATGTTTTTTATGATGATAAAACAAATAATTATCAGCTGATTTCCTATAATATCATCACTCAAACGATAGAAACACCTATCCGATGCAATGGTTTCTCCCTTCTGAATGATGGAAAATTAATATACCTTCGAGAAAGTGTTGAAACAACCAAGCATCATCTTGCTCAAATCTGGCAGACTCCTTTCTCTAAAGAATTGATACCGAATGCTGAAAAAGCAGACAGCCTGATCTATAAAATCGGAAACAAAGATATTGTAAAGGTCATGGCAGAGAGCCAGGAACTTATTACGCTTTTGAATAAAAAAGATTCCTACAGCGGATTATACGATGATATTGTAAAGCTTTCCACCTTTATTCTGGATACCTATTATTTTTTGGGTGAAAATGAAGTTCAGAAGTTAGATCAGCCACTTAAAGAAATTCGAAAAATTGCCCATTCAGCGATCAATGAATATGAAAAAGTAGTTGAACAAAGGAAAACTACAGCAGAAGCTTTAGAAAAAATAAAACACACCTGTGATAAAATCCTTGATGATACTAAGCGGCTTCATTACTCTCAGCTCACAGAATATATTGATGCTCTTTCACAAATAAGAGCGCTAAGAGGAGAGGTTACAGGAGCAAGAGAATTGAAATATGCAGATATAAACTTATTAGATTCCCTTGAAAATGCACTTGCAGACCGCTATACTGAACTTTCCAATGCCTGTGTGGATTTTCTATTGCAGGAAGGTGCTTTATTGCCTTATGAGGAGAAAGCACAAAAGATTTCAGAGGATATTGTTTCATTACAAAAAGCTATTGATGCCAAAACTATCGATGAAAATATAAACACCTTATCTGGACAATTGGAGCTGTTGGTAGATATCGTCAATAATCTTAAGATTGAAGATACTTCCCAGTCTACCCAGATCATTGAAAACATATCTTTGATCTTTGCGCGATTGAATCAGGAAAGACTTGAGCTCAGCAAAAGGAAAAGAGAAATCTCGGGTAAAGAACTGGCTTCCGATTTTCAGGCACAAATTACCTTATTTGATCAGTCTGTGATTAATTTTCTGGAACTTTCTCAGACTCCGGAGAAATGTGATGAATATTTAACCAAACTTTCTATTCAATTGGAAGAGATGGAAACGAAATTCATTGATTTTGATGAGTTTATTCAGCAGATAGGAACCAAAAGAGAAGAAGTTTACGGACATTTCCAGAATAAAAGGGTACAGCTTACAGAATCAAGAAACAAGAGAACCCAAAGTCTCTTTGAGGCAGCCCAAAGAATCCTGAAATCCGTTCAGACCAAGGCAGAATCCTTTGACTCTGAAAATGAAATCAACGGTTATTTTGCTTCAGATCTGATGGTAGAGAAAGTAAGAGACCTTTCAAGACAATTAGCGGAATTAGAAGATTCAGCAAAATCTGAAGAGATACAAACTCTTTTAAAAACATGCCAACAGGAATCCGTAAGAAAGCTTAAGGATAAAAAAGAAATCTATGTAGACGGGGAAAGTATTATAGCATTAGGGGATTATAAGTTTGCAGTCAATCAACAGAAACTGGATCTTACCCTTGTCCTGAGAAATGCCCAATATTACTATCATCTTACCGGAACAAGCTTTTATGAACCCTTGAACTTCACTACAGCTGATGAATTCAAAGAAGTCTGGAACCAGGAATTTGTTTCAGAAAATACCAAGGTAAAACGGTTTGAATATCTTGCCTGGAATGTGTTTTCCAATCATAAAGAAATTGCCGCAGAGCCCCAGAACGAACAAGAAGTTCAGCAATTTACAGCAGAGCATTTTGGTGAAGGTTTGGTAAAGGGAATCCATGATAAAGATGCGCATATTATCGTCACCAGGCTTCAACAGATGCATAATGAACTGGGATTGATGCGGTTTACCGCTCAGGAAAGAGCTCTTTCACAGCTTTTTTGGTTTTTCCTGAATTCTGAAAGAAAAGAATATTACAGCAAACAGTTTGAAGCAACGGCTATCATTGCTCAATCCTTTGCCGTAAAACAAGGTTTTGAATACCTAAACAGGGAGTTGGCAGAAGAGATGAAATCTTTTGCATCATTGAATGGTATTTTTCCCGAGACAAAGTATATCAATGCAGCGGAATATCTGAAGCAGGAAGACAAAGAAAACTTCCTGGTCTCAGAAAAAGCAGGGGCTTTGTATGGTTTATTTTTAAAAGAGCTTAAAGAAAAAGGCAAAGATCTGGAGTTTTTTGCTCAGATAAAGGCTATGTATCAATATCCTTCAGCATGTTATTATATTGCAGAAGGAGCATTAAAAGCTTTTGATCCGGATGCAGAAAAAAATATCATAGATGAGGTGCTTGGATTTATCATTACCCAGAAGTTTGACCCGAAAAATATCAGATGTATTTCCTATGAAGCGGGGATTAAAGATTTGAAATCCCTTGAAAAAGATACAGAATACCCTTTGAATTATTTTGAATTTGTATCCAGATTGAGCCATTTCAATACAGTTACTGTTCCAAAATACAAAAGGCTTCAGGAATTGAAATACAGTTGGGTGAGTGATAAGAAAAAAGCACTGAAACTGGATACTTTCCAACCACAGATATTAAGTTCATTTGTCAGAAATAAACTGATCAACGATGTCTATTTTCCTTTGATTGGAGCTAATCTGTCAAAACAGTTGGGAACAGTGGGTTCGGATAAGAGAACAGACAGAATGGGAATGTTACTTCTGGTATCTCCTCCTGGGTATGGCAAGACCACCCTGATGGAATATATGGCAGAACGTATGGGACTGGTATTTATGAAGATCAACGGACCTTCTTTAGGACACGATATTGTTTCTACAGATCCGAATGAAGCTAGAAATGCAGGAGCAAGACAGGAATTGGAGAAACTAAATCTTGCTTTGGAAATGGGAGATAATGTGATGTTGTACCTTGATGATATTCAGCATTGTAACCCTGAGTTTCTGCAGAAATTCATTTCCCTTGCCGATGGTCAGAGAAAAATAGAAGGAATTTATAACGGAGAAAGTAAAACCTATGATTTGCGCTCGAAAAGATTCTGTCTGGTCATGGCAGGAAACCCATATACGGAAAGTGGAGAGAAATTTAAAATTCCGGATATGCTGGCAAACCGTTCAGATACTTATAATTTAGGCGAAATATCAGGTTCAAAAACAACCCTTTTTGATTTAAGTTTGATCGAAAACTCTCTGATGTCTAATGAATACCTTACAAGACTGACTCAACCAGGAATGGAAAACCTTTACGAGCTCTATGATTGTGTGGTAACAGATAATCCTGCAGACAACCTGAAAGGAAATTTCAGTTCTAATGAAATATCAGACTTCAGAGCAGTACTGAAAAATGCCATCAAGGTCAGAAATATGATTCTGAAGGTCAATAAAGAATATATTGCTTCAGCAGCAATGTCTAATGATTATAGAAATGAACCTCCGTTTAAACTTCAGGGATCGTATCGTAACATGAATAAGCTGATTACTCAGATTCAGCCTATTCTAAAGGAAAATGAAGTGATTCAGATAGTCTTGAACCATTATCAGAATGAATCCCAAACGCTGACAACTGGCGCAGAAGCGAATATGCTGAAGCTGAAAGAACTGATAGGGAATATCTCGGAAGAAGAAACAGTACGTTGGGAAGAGATCAAGAAGACCTTTGTAAAAAATAAAACCTTAAAAGGACTTGGAGAAAACGATAGAATGTCTCAGATTGTTGCACTCCTAGCACAGTTTGGAGATGGCCTTGAAGGGATAAAAGAGGTTTTGAGAAAAGAATAG
- a CDS encoding SPFH domain-containing protein: MNLPLIAGIIIVAVASIGLIFWILSMYKKTVQGIVILRTGYGGTKVFFNAGIVIPVIHRMESMDISVKKLEISREGRAGLICKDNMRADIQVAFFIRVNKSVDDIVNVGQTIGCQRASDAQTLRELFEAKFSEALKTVGKKFDFTELYEARSEFRQEILDIIGTDLNGYVLDDCAIDYLEQTSIDKLDKDNILDSEGIKKITELTATQNIKANQVRRDEEKTITKQNVEAREAILELEKQLAEKQESQKREVANIKARENAEILKVEEEERLRYETVRIATEEKLQIAEENKLRQVVIAAKNKERADLVETERVLKDKALEATERERIVSLAQIEKEKAIELEKKSIQDAIRERLTMEKTVVEEQQGIKDLEAFKTAERNKQVEITVATQEAEKKLIEETRAAESRRLAAEKDAQKYVIEAQAKRDAAEKEAEARKIIADAQAKEEATVGLSEAQVMHAKADAAERQGIAEAVVIEKKAEAVKKEGIAQAEVIKEKALAEAAGINEKAEAMKKLNDAGKDHEEFRLKLNKEKEVELAEIAIQKEIAEAQALVLAEAFKTAKIDIVGGDNTFFDNVIRQVSAGKGLDKFVNHSENAQLVRENLLGDGENIIAKVMGMVNKYNISSDDIKNMSIASLIFKLNGVANQQEKGILERALDMARHMGVEHKPVNNNHV; the protein is encoded by the coding sequence ATGAACTTACCATTAATTGCTGGAATTATCATCGTTGCGGTAGCATCAATCGGATTGATTTTCTGGATTTTATCCATGTATAAAAAAACTGTTCAGGGAATTGTTATTTTAAGAACAGGTTATGGTGGCACAAAGGTTTTCTTTAACGCAGGAATCGTAATTCCTGTCATCCACCGTATGGAATCTATGGATATTTCTGTGAAAAAACTGGAGATATCAAGAGAAGGAAGAGCCGGATTGATCTGTAAAGATAATATGAGAGCTGATATTCAGGTAGCATTCTTTATTCGTGTGAACAAATCAGTAGATGATATTGTTAATGTAGGGCAAACAATTGGCTGCCAGAGAGCATCTGATGCGCAGACGTTAAGAGAGCTTTTTGAAGCCAAATTCTCGGAAGCCTTAAAAACAGTAGGAAAGAAATTTGATTTCACTGAATTATACGAAGCAAGAAGTGAATTTCGTCAGGAAATCCTTGATATTATCGGAACAGACTTAAATGGCTATGTTTTAGATGATTGCGCGATAGATTATCTTGAGCAAACTTCCATAGATAAATTAGATAAGGACAATATCCTTGATTCTGAAGGGATTAAAAAAATCACAGAACTTACAGCAACGCAAAATATTAAAGCGAATCAGGTTCGTCGTGATGAAGAAAAAACCATTACAAAACAGAACGTAGAAGCTCGTGAGGCCATTCTGGAACTGGAAAAACAATTGGCAGAAAAACAGGAATCTCAGAAAAGGGAAGTGGCCAATATTAAAGCCCGTGAAAATGCCGAAATCTTAAAAGTAGAAGAAGAAGAACGTCTGAGATATGAAACCGTTCGTATTGCAACAGAAGAGAAATTGCAGATTGCAGAAGAAAATAAGCTTCGTCAGGTGGTGATTGCTGCTAAAAATAAAGAACGTGCAGATCTGGTAGAAACAGAAAGAGTATTAAAAGACAAAGCTTTAGAAGCTACAGAAAGAGAAAGAATTGTTTCTCTTGCACAGATTGAAAAAGAGAAAGCAATAGAACTCGAAAAGAAAAGTATTCAGGATGCCATCCGTGAGCGTCTGACCATGGAAAAAACAGTGGTGGAAGAACAGCAGGGAATTAAAGATCTTGAGGCCTTCAAAACAGCAGAAAGAAACAAACAGGTTGAAATTACGGTTGCTACTCAGGAAGCGGAGAAAAAACTGATCGAAGAAACAAGAGCGGCAGAATCGAGAAGATTAGCGGCCGAAAAGGATGCACAGAAATACGTTATTGAAGCTCAGGCAAAAAGAGATGCCGCAGAAAAAGAAGCGGAAGCTCGTAAGATCATTGCTGATGCTCAAGCTAAAGAAGAAGCTACTGTAGGTTTATCTGAAGCTCAGGTGATGCATGCAAAAGCAGACGCAGCTGAAAGACAAGGGATTGCAGAAGCCGTGGTGATTGAGAAAAAGGCAGAGGCTGTGAAAAAAGAAGGAATAGCACAGGCAGAAGTGATTAAAGAAAAAGCATTGGCAGAAGCTGCAGGAATCAATGAAAAAGCAGAAGCCATGAAGAAGCTGAACGACGCAGGAAAAGATCACGAAGAATTCCGTCTGAAACTGAATAAAGAAAAAGAAGTGGAACTGGCTGAAATTGCGATTCAAAAAGAGATTGCAGAAGCTCAGGCTCTGGTGTTGGCAGAAGCATTCAAAACAGCGAAGATTGATATCGTAGGAGGAGACAATACTTTCTTTGATAATGTAATCCGTCAGGTATCCGCAGGAAAAGGACTGGATAAATTCGTAAACCATAGTGAAAATGCACAGTTGGTGAGAGAAAACCTGTTGGGTGACGGTGAAAATATCATTGCTAAAGTAATGGGAATGGTAAACAAATACAATATTTCATCAGACGACATCAAAAACATGAGTATTGCTTCCCTGATCTTTAAACTAAACGGTGTTGCCAATCAACAGGAAAAAGGAATTCTGGAAAGAGCCCTTGATATGGCCAGACATATGGGGGTAGAACATAAACCGGTAAACAATAACCATGTTTAA
- a CDS encoding PspA/IM30 family protein, producing the protein MNIFKRLLTIGKAEVHSVIDSFEDPINLTEQGIREMKEELGKSVESLAQLKALAIRKKNEAETEGQTSKDYYNKAILLVQKAEKGEVEASEADRLAKEALKRQASSQENADQLHKEHEKLHTECEKMQATINHLKSSIAKWENELKTLKARVQVSEATKDINQKMTQMDTGSTVSMLEKLKERVVQQETLAEAYSDLSKSGKTIDEEIEAMVNNKDTEAEEALNRLKETLKKG; encoded by the coding sequence ATGAACATTTTCAAAAGATTATTAACAATAGGAAAGGCAGAGGTCCATTCTGTGATCGACAGCTTTGAAGATCCTATAAACTTAACGGAGCAGGGAATCCGTGAAATGAAAGAAGAGCTAGGGAAAAGTGTTGAGTCCTTGGCCCAGCTAAAAGCACTTGCCATCCGTAAGAAAAATGAAGCGGAGACGGAAGGGCAGACTTCAAAAGACTATTACAACAAGGCAATACTGCTTGTTCAGAAAGCGGAAAAAGGAGAAGTGGAAGCTTCAGAAGCAGATCGTCTGGCCAAAGAAGCTTTAAAAAGACAGGCTTCTTCACAGGAAAATGCAGACCAGTTGCACAAAGAGCATGAAAAGCTTCACACCGAATGTGAAAAAATGCAGGCAACTATCAATCATTTGAAATCCAGTATCGCCAAATGGGAAAACGAATTGAAAACCCTTAAAGCAAGAGTTCAGGTAAGTGAAGCTACGAAAGACATTAATCAGAAAATGACTCAGATGGATACCGGAAGTACTGTAAGCATGCTGGAAAAACTGAAAGAAAGAGTGGTACAACAGGAAACGCTGGCAGAAGCCTATTCTGACCTATCGAAATCAGGAAAGACAATTGATGAAGAGATTGAGGCTATGGTAAACAATAAAGATACCGAAGCTGAGGAAGCTTTGAACAGATTAAAGGAAACACTTAAAAAAGGCTAA
- a CDS encoding DUF389 domain-containing protein — MMGKFLRFINLHFGEEDKGKVLENITDNISFRGSNLWILACAIVIASVGLNVNSTAVIIGAMLISPLMGPIVGAGFALGTYNFHLLKRSAKNLLIATIVSLLVSFIYFSLSPFKETQSELLARTSPNIYDVLIAFFGGLVGVIAITRVKQGNPIPGVAIATALMPPLCTAGYGLAIGNWSYFAGAFYLYTINCFFICIATFLIIKYLRYEPIELVDRKYERQIRYGITALIIIMIVPSSYLAYNLLNQKKFTQNIDQFINSEFTQKGYTLIYKKLNYNSSPKTVELAFLSKKFNKSELDTINKKIKDLGIANTKLVIKQDATDIKSEILNEIGQRNNVLSEKDLVINQLRQQLDKYTVKDSSLIKEIHILFPDFNHISIGKVTNFPNTDSANVSTVILYRSEKEEKEQEEKMKQWLSEKLSDKNAKVIRQ; from the coding sequence ATGATGGGAAAATTTTTGAGATTTATTAATCTTCATTTCGGGGAAGAAGATAAAGGGAAAGTTCTGGAGAACATTACCGATAATATCTCGTTCCGGGGTTCGAATCTATGGATTTTAGCCTGTGCGATTGTTATTGCGTCCGTGGGACTCAATGTAAACTCTACGGCAGTCATCATTGGGGCAATGCTTATATCTCCTCTTATGGGACCTATAGTAGGAGCGGGTTTTGCCTTAGGTACCTATAATTTTCACTTACTTAAAAGATCAGCTAAGAATCTTCTTATTGCAACTATTGTCAGTTTATTGGTATCTTTTATCTATTTCTCCTTAAGTCCTTTTAAAGAAACTCAATCTGAGCTATTAGCCCGTACATCTCCGAATATTTATGATGTCCTTATTGCTTTTTTTGGTGGTCTTGTAGGGGTTATAGCCATCACCCGTGTGAAACAAGGTAATCCAATACCGGGAGTTGCTATTGCTACGGCATTAATGCCTCCTCTCTGTACGGCAGGATACGGACTTGCTATAGGAAACTGGAGCTATTTTGCAGGAGCATTTTATCTTTATACCATCAACTGCTTTTTCATTTGTATCGCAACGTTTCTTATTATTAAATATCTGAGGTATGAACCTATTGAACTGGTAGACAGAAAGTATGAAAGACAGATACGATATGGCATAACGGCTTTGATCATTATTATGATTGTGCCAAGTTCTTATCTGGCTTATAATCTTTTGAACCAGAAGAAGTTTACTCAAAATATTGATCAGTTCATCAATAGTGAATTTACTCAGAAAGGGTATACTCTCATTTATAAAAAATTAAACTATAATTCTTCTCCAAAAACAGTGGAATTGGCTTTTTTATCTAAAAAATTTAATAAAAGTGAATTAGATACCATTAATAAAAAAATTAAAGATCTCGGAATTGCCAATACAAAATTGGTTATTAAACAGGATGCTACCGATATTAAATCCGAAATACTTAACGAAATTGGGCAACGGAATAATGTATTGTCTGAAAAAGACCTTGTCATCAACCAATTAAGACAACAATTGGATAAATACACGGTAAAAGACTCAAGCCTTATTAAGGAAATACATATTCTATTCCCGGATTTTAACCATATTTCTATTGGTAAAGTAACCAATTTCCCCAATACAGACAGTGCCAATGTAAGCACCGTAATCCTTTATCGATCTGAAAAAGAAGAAAAGGAGCAAGAAGAAAAAATGAAACAATGGCTCTCGGAAAAGTTATCCGATAAAAACGCCAAAGTTATTCGTCAATAA
- a CDS encoding YbjN domain-containing protein: MKNQIFRTVKEWLLDYEFNIILEDEAQRILIIEKESNGIKNMILIISDSILIMEQFLFEIKKPTEQTFRRLLQKNRDIVHGAFVLDSTGKRVIFRDTLPTDHMAQNEVMASINSLGILVGEFTNEMLEMSK; this comes from the coding sequence ATGAAAAATCAAATATTTAGAACGGTCAAAGAGTGGTTGTTAGATTATGAGTTCAACATCATCCTGGAAGATGAGGCTCAGAGAATCTTAATCATTGAAAAAGAATCCAACGGAATCAAAAATATGATTCTTATTATATCAGATTCTATCCTTATTATGGAACAGTTCCTTTTCGAAATAAAAAAACCAACAGAACAAACCTTTAGAAGACTTCTTCAAAAAAACAGAGATATCGTGCATGGAGCCTTTGTTTTAGATAGTACCGGAAAGCGGGTGATTTTCAGGGATACCCTTCCTACAGATCACATGGCGCAGAACGAAGTGATGGCTTCCATCAATTCACTTGGGATTCTGGTAGGCGAGTTTACCAACGAGATGCTTGAAATGAGTAAGTAA
- a CDS encoding helix-turn-helix domain-containing protein, protein MSFFGSNIKKIRQVKGLSQKAFADLFDLNRGVISSYEEGRAEPKIETILKVASHFNLDLDKLLTETLQVNQLASVSDIDQLMLFPELAISERKENAHPRTNDSENSSILQKILASVDLVYEFTPEKQLLSPYHYGDVLFLNKADLKKEASTHLLEYNNGNLQYVTDTKNQNLYKIVGHVSTAEKNIFTDILERLERLEKKR, encoded by the coding sequence ATGAGCTTCTTTGGATCCAATATTAAGAAAATAAGACAGGTTAAAGGACTGAGCCAAAAGGCTTTTGCTGATTTATTTGACTTAAACAGAGGAGTAATCAGTTCTTATGAAGAAGGACGTGCAGAACCGAAGATTGAAACCATCTTAAAAGTAGCCAGTCATTTTAATCTTGATCTTGATAAATTACTTACTGAAACATTGCAAGTAAACCAATTAGCCAGTGTTTCAGACATTGACCAACTGATGCTTTTCCCGGAGTTAGCCATTAGCGAAAGAAAGGAAAATGCACATCCAAGGACAAATGATTCTGAAAACAGTTCTATTTTGCAAAAAATATTAGCATCCGTGGATCTGGTCTATGAATTTACCCCAGAAAAGCAATTGCTTTCCCCTTATCATTATGGTGATGTTTTATTTTTGAATAAAGCTGATCTGAAAAAAGAAGCCTCCACTCATCTGTTAGAATATAACAACGGAAATTTGCAGTATGTTACGGATACAAAGAATCAGAATCTTTATAAGATTGTAGGACATGTCTCCACTGCTGAAAAGAATATCTTTACAGATATTTTGGAAAGACTTGAAAGGCTTGAGAAAAAAAGATAA